The proteins below are encoded in one region of Bifidobacterium catenulatum DSM 16992 = JCM 1194 = LMG 11043:
- a CDS encoding amino acid ABC transporter ATP-binding protein, producing MSENGNHGNNDGEVIIDVKNLHKNYGHTEVIKGVDLTVRKGEVICIIGPSGAGKSTILRCLNGLEKASSGQIVVNGHDLGDPHVNIDQVREQVGMVFQHFNLFNNMSVIDNITLAPKLVHKKTDEQAREHAMALLKTVGLAEKADVMPKSLSGGQKQRVAIARSLAMRPKVMLFDEATSALDPEMVGDVLEVIRELAEEGMTMVLVTHEMGFAREVATRVIFTDAGVIEEEGTPDEIFNHPKSERLKTFLSKVL from the coding sequence ATGAGCGAGAACGGCAATCACGGCAACAATGATGGCGAAGTGATCATCGACGTCAAGAATCTGCATAAAAACTATGGCCATACGGAAGTCATCAAAGGCGTCGATCTTACGGTACGCAAGGGCGAGGTGATTTGCATCATCGGACCGTCCGGTGCCGGTAAATCCACCATATTGCGTTGCCTGAATGGACTCGAAAAAGCCTCCAGCGGCCAGATTGTGGTCAACGGCCATGATTTGGGCGATCCGCACGTGAACATCGACCAGGTGCGTGAGCAGGTTGGCATGGTGTTCCAGCATTTCAACCTGTTCAACAACATGAGCGTGATCGACAACATCACTCTCGCGCCGAAACTGGTGCACAAGAAAACCGACGAGCAGGCACGAGAACATGCGATGGCATTGCTGAAAACCGTGGGATTGGCCGAAAAGGCCGATGTTATGCCGAAATCGTTGTCAGGCGGTCAAAAGCAGCGTGTGGCCATCGCTCGCTCCTTGGCCATGCGCCCAAAAGTCATGCTGTTCGACGAGGCCACATCGGCGCTCGACCCGGAAATGGTCGGAGATGTGCTCGAAGTCATTCGTGAACTGGCCGAAGAGGGAATGACCATGGTGCTGGTGACCCATGAGATGGGTTTCGCCCGCGAAGTGGCCACCCGTGTGATCTTTACGGATGCGGGCGTGATCGAAGAGGAAGGCACTCCGGATGAGATCTTCAACCATCCGAAGAGCGAACGTCTGAAGACATTCCTTTCCAAAGTGCTCTGA
- a CDS encoding amino acid ABC transporter permease, with amino-acid sequence MASNESAVLFDQPGPKSRKTIRIVNWIAGIAFAIVVVLILMRLHNPPDGENQLSWELWKPALDAEAWTDFYLPGLWATIRASVLAVIGAVLFGLLFGIGRLLPNIVIRAISGAVVEFARAVPVLLLMIFFWRWFAFAGLASPAYWAVVLALVIYNGSVVAELVRSGVGNLPNGQREASLALGLTRTQSLMEIEVPQAIYAMLPAAVTQLVVVLKDTALGSIIMYTDLLQESRRLGSMYFNILQTLVVAAVIYFIACWLLSRLAEWLPERMQKHTAAPAEPEPVAPIAIMDPSNVNQIAVAKEGVPLGGAQRLYHVHHRGSNASIRHWRQTRYVQGFDETHPESQVEFDKNGRPIKDTVKQDKLRFDKPKSDKSKGDKPKQ; translated from the coding sequence ATGGCAAGCAATGAAAGCGCGGTGCTGTTCGACCAGCCCGGTCCTAAGAGCCGTAAAACCATTCGTATCGTCAATTGGATTGCAGGCATCGCCTTCGCGATTGTGGTTGTGTTGATTCTCATGAGGCTTCACAATCCGCCGGATGGCGAGAACCAGCTGAGCTGGGAACTGTGGAAGCCGGCTCTTGATGCCGAAGCGTGGACCGACTTCTATTTGCCGGGATTGTGGGCTACTATTCGCGCCTCCGTGCTGGCAGTGATTGGCGCGGTCCTGTTCGGTTTGCTGTTCGGTATTGGCCGTCTGCTTCCGAACATCGTGATTCGTGCGATTTCCGGCGCCGTCGTTGAGTTCGCCCGCGCGGTCCCTGTGCTGTTGCTTATGATCTTCTTCTGGCGTTGGTTCGCTTTTGCCGGCCTGGCAAGCCCGGCATATTGGGCTGTTGTGCTCGCATTGGTGATTTATAACGGTTCCGTGGTGGCTGAGCTTGTTCGTTCCGGCGTCGGCAACCTGCCGAACGGCCAGCGTGAGGCGTCGCTCGCCTTGGGTCTGACTCGCACGCAGTCGCTGATGGAAATCGAAGTGCCGCAGGCCATTTACGCCATGCTTCCTGCCGCTGTGACGCAGTTGGTGGTGGTGCTGAAGGATACTGCCCTCGGCTCGATCATCATGTATACCGATCTGTTGCAGGAATCACGTCGTCTCGGTTCGATGTATTTCAATATTCTGCAGACGCTGGTTGTTGCCGCCGTCATCTACTTTATCGCGTGCTGGCTGCTGAGCCGACTTGCGGAATGGCTGCCGGAACGCATGCAGAAGCACACCGCGGCACCTGCTGAACCGGAACCAGTTGCGCCAATCGCCATTATGGATCCGTCGAATGTGAACCAGATCGCCGTGGCCAAGGAAGGCGTGCCGCTTGGCGGCGCCCAACGCCTGTACCATGTGCATCATCGTGGTTCCAACGCGTCGATCCGCCATTGGCGTCAGACCCGCTACGTTCAGGGATTCGACGAGACGCATCCGGAAAGCCAGGTTGAGTTCGACAAGAACGGCAGGCCGATCAAAGATACGGTCAAGCAGGACAAGCTAAGATTCGATAAGCCGAAGTCCGACAAATCAAAGGGCGATAAGCCCAAGCAGTGA
- the hisS gene encoding histidine--tRNA ligase, protein MAKGASISGFPEWLPSERVVEQRVIDTLREVFELNGFIGIETRAVEQGSSLLKKGETSKEIYLLSRLQEVGHESDTPIEDRLGLHFDLTVPLSRYVVEHSGDLAFPFKRWQIQKVWRGERPQEGRFREFVQADIDVIGNGDLPDHYEVELPLVMVSALERLREFGLPKATVHANNRKLSEGFYRGLGLNDIEGVLREIDKLDKIGADEVAKLLVEGCGADEDQARACLELAELTAADGAELSSKFDALCEKHDIANDSEAYALARQGLDTLAMIVDEAARIRPGSVIADLKIARGLDYYTGSVYETFLDGAASLGSICSGGRYDNLASQGSKKYPGVGLSIGLSRLVSYMLHTAGAHANRVSPASVLVAVWNEENRSASNLIANQLRARGIAADVAPTAAKLGKQIKYADKLGIPYVWFPADESAQDASDEVKNIITGDQQPADAQSWEPDTVYAQQTVTVEA, encoded by the coding sequence GTGGCAAAAGGCGCATCTATTTCAGGATTTCCAGAGTGGCTCCCCTCTGAACGTGTTGTGGAGCAGCGTGTTATCGACACGCTCCGTGAAGTTTTCGAGCTCAATGGCTTCATAGGCATTGAAACTCGTGCGGTTGAGCAGGGTTCGAGCCTGCTCAAAAAAGGCGAAACCAGCAAGGAGATTTACTTGCTGAGCCGTCTTCAGGAGGTCGGTCATGAGTCCGACACTCCGATTGAAGATCGTCTTGGTCTGCATTTTGATTTGACTGTTCCGCTGAGCCGTTATGTCGTTGAGCATTCGGGTGATTTGGCGTTCCCGTTTAAGCGTTGGCAGATTCAGAAGGTCTGGCGTGGCGAACGTCCTCAGGAAGGTCGTTTCCGCGAGTTCGTGCAGGCCGATATCGATGTGATCGGCAATGGTGATCTACCGGATCATTATGAGGTTGAGTTGCCGCTGGTCATGGTATCGGCTTTGGAACGTCTGCGCGAGTTCGGTCTGCCGAAGGCCACCGTGCATGCGAACAACCGCAAGCTCTCCGAAGGTTTCTACCGTGGTTTGGGCCTGAATGACATCGAAGGCGTGCTTCGTGAGATCGACAAGCTCGACAAAATCGGTGCCGACGAAGTGGCCAAGCTGCTGGTGGAAGGTTGCGGAGCCGACGAGGATCAGGCTCGTGCGTGCCTTGAGCTCGCGGAGCTTACCGCCGCCGATGGTGCGGAGCTGTCCAGCAAGTTCGACGCGTTGTGCGAGAAGCACGACATCGCCAATGATTCCGAGGCGTATGCGCTCGCACGTCAGGGGCTTGACACGTTGGCGATGATTGTTGACGAGGCCGCTCGTATTCGCCCGGGTTCCGTGATTGCGGATCTGAAGATCGCTCGCGGCTTGGATTACTATACCGGTTCCGTGTATGAGACGTTCCTTGACGGTGCAGCCTCGCTCGGGTCCATCTGCTCCGGAGGCCGTTACGACAACCTCGCATCGCAAGGCAGCAAGAAGTACCCGGGTGTGGGCCTGTCCATCGGCCTGTCCCGCTTGGTTTCGTACATGCTGCACACCGCCGGTGCCCACGCGAATCGTGTGTCCCCGGCTTCTGTGCTCGTGGCCGTGTGGAACGAGGAGAACCGTTCCGCGTCCAACCTGATCGCCAACCAGCTGCGTGCCCGTGGCATCGCCGCTGACGTGGCTCCGACCGCGGCCAAGCTCGGCAAGCAGATCAAGTATGCCGACAAGCTCGGCATTCCGTACGTGTGGTTCCCTGCAGACGAGTCCGCGCAAGACGCTTCGGACGAAGTCAAGAACATTATCACAGGTGACCAGCAGCCGGCCGACGCACAGTCTTGGGAGCCGGATACTGTGTATGCCCAGCAAACCGTTACTGTAGAAGCCTGA
- a CDS encoding glutamate ABC transporter substrate-binding protein: MKLSMRAKRMLRRVIATFCACACVFAVSACGADDADGKIRVGIKFDQPGLGFKKSGTYVGFDVDVAKYIAKKLGYSEDQIVWKEAPSKQREAMLQNGDVDFIVATYSITDERKKVVSFAGPYFVAGQDLLVRKDETSIKGPEDLNGKRLCSVTGSTSAVTVKEKFANEVQLMEQPGYAECATALFSGIVDAVTTDDIILAGLASASRGRLRVVGKPFTQEYYGVGIKKDDTQLATRINNAIADMIQDGSWQRAISDNTKGTAYTPNAKYNPPEPTEGEK, encoded by the coding sequence ATGAAACTTTCTATGAGGGCGAAGCGTATGCTGCGCAGGGTTATAGCGACCTTCTGCGCATGCGCATGCGTGTTCGCAGTGTCCGCCTGTGGCGCGGACGACGCCGATGGCAAGATTCGCGTCGGTATCAAGTTCGACCAGCCTGGTTTGGGATTCAAGAAGTCCGGCACCTATGTCGGCTTCGATGTGGATGTGGCCAAGTACATTGCGAAGAAACTCGGCTATTCCGAAGACCAGATCGTATGGAAGGAGGCACCGTCGAAGCAGCGTGAGGCTATGCTGCAGAATGGCGATGTCGATTTCATCGTTGCAACGTATTCCATCACTGACGAACGTAAGAAGGTTGTCTCCTTCGCGGGACCGTACTTCGTTGCGGGTCAGGATCTGCTTGTACGTAAGGATGAAACCTCCATCAAGGGTCCGGAGGATCTTAACGGCAAGCGTCTGTGCTCCGTGACCGGTTCCACTTCCGCGGTTACCGTCAAGGAGAAGTTCGCCAACGAAGTGCAGCTCATGGAGCAGCCGGGTTACGCGGAATGCGCTACCGCACTGTTCTCGGGCATCGTTGATGCGGTGACCACCGACGATATTATTCTGGCGGGTCTTGCCTCCGCTTCGCGTGGCCGTCTGCGTGTGGTCGGCAAGCCGTTCACCCAGGAGTATTACGGCGTCGGCATCAAGAAGGACGATACGCAGCTGGCCACCCGGATTAACAACGCCATCGCCGATATGATTCAGGATGGTTCCTGGCAGCGTGCCATTTCCGACAACACGAAGGGTACTGCATACACGCCGAACGCGAAGTACAATCCGCCGGAGCCGACTGAGGGGGAGAAGTAA
- the aspS gene encoding aspartate--tRNA ligase encodes MSQTAYRTHHATEVTEELVGQKVTLSGWVDRRRDHGGVAFIDLRDNTGLVQVVIYDEDMARPLRSEFVIQVVGEVRLRPDGNENDHLATGKIEVVAESIEVLAKSDALPFQVSTALENESENKLPGEEVRLKYRYLDLRRPSMQRNLKLRSQMSKAARHALEEMGFEEVETPTMIKSTPEGARDFVVPARLVPGSWYALPQSPQLLKQLLMVSGVERYYQLARCYRDEDFRADRQPEFTQLDMEMAFVDQEDVMAMAEKVIAAIWKSAGYEIQLPIQRITWQEAMDKYGSDKPDLRFGNPLIELTDYFKNTPFRVFQAPYVGAVLFKGGAATPRRQFDAWQDWAKQRGAKGLAYVVFAENGELKGPVAKNLSEEERAGLKEAVGAEDGDAVFFAAGRRISAQELLGAVRVELADRAGLLKPDDFAFTWVVDFPLFKAADDPDDDDVAVGHSKWTSMHHPFTMPSKDWIDTFDKDPEHAMSDSYDIVCNGNEMGGGSVRIHRDDIQDRVLDVLGITPEEAADKFGFLLEAFKYGAPPHAGIALGWDRTAAILAGADSIRDVIAFPKAGGGRDPLTGAPAPISDEQRAETGVDYDPEEDED; translated from the coding sequence ATGAGCCAGACGGCTTATAGAACACATCATGCAACCGAAGTGACCGAGGAACTCGTCGGTCAGAAGGTGACGCTCTCCGGTTGGGTTGATCGTCGTCGCGACCACGGCGGCGTGGCCTTCATCGATCTTCGCGACAACACTGGTTTGGTGCAGGTTGTCATTTATGACGAGGACATGGCACGTCCGCTGCGTTCCGAGTTTGTGATTCAGGTTGTAGGCGAGGTCCGCCTGCGTCCGGACGGCAATGAGAACGATCATCTGGCCACCGGCAAGATCGAGGTCGTTGCCGAAAGCATCGAGGTGCTTGCCAAGTCCGATGCGCTGCCGTTCCAGGTGTCCACCGCTTTGGAGAACGAGTCCGAGAACAAGCTGCCGGGTGAGGAAGTTCGTCTCAAGTACCGTTATCTCGATCTGCGTCGTCCGTCCATGCAGCGCAATCTGAAGTTGCGTTCCCAGATGTCGAAGGCCGCACGCCACGCTCTGGAGGAGATGGGCTTCGAAGAGGTCGAAACTCCGACCATGATCAAGTCCACGCCGGAAGGCGCCCGCGATTTCGTGGTGCCGGCCCGTTTGGTGCCGGGCTCCTGGTACGCGTTGCCGCAGTCCCCGCAGTTGCTCAAGCAGCTGCTCATGGTCTCTGGCGTGGAACGCTACTACCAGCTGGCACGTTGCTACCGTGATGAGGATTTCCGTGCCGACCGACAGCCGGAGTTCACCCAGCTTGATATGGAAATGGCATTCGTGGATCAGGAAGATGTGATGGCCATGGCCGAAAAGGTCATCGCCGCCATTTGGAAGTCTGCAGGCTATGAGATCCAGCTGCCGATTCAGCGCATCACTTGGCAGGAAGCCATGGATAAGTACGGCTCCGACAAGCCGGATCTGCGTTTCGGCAATCCACTGATCGAGCTGACTGACTACTTCAAGAACACTCCGTTCCGCGTGTTCCAGGCTCCGTACGTCGGCGCGGTGCTCTTCAAGGGTGGCGCAGCCACGCCTCGCCGCCAGTTCGACGCTTGGCAGGATTGGGCCAAGCAGCGCGGCGCCAAGGGCCTTGCCTACGTGGTGTTCGCTGAGAACGGCGAGCTCAAGGGACCTGTTGCCAAAAACCTGTCTGAAGAGGAACGCGCTGGCCTGAAGGAAGCCGTTGGCGCGGAAGACGGCGATGCCGTGTTCTTCGCCGCAGGCCGCCGCATCTCCGCTCAGGAGCTGCTGGGTGCCGTGCGTGTGGAATTGGCTGATCGTGCCGGTCTGCTCAAGCCCGACGATTTCGCGTTCACCTGGGTTGTGGACTTCCCGCTGTTCAAGGCCGCCGACGATCCGGATGATGACGATGTGGCGGTCGGCCACTCCAAGTGGACTTCTATGCACCACCCATTCACCATGCCGTCCAAGGATTGGATTGACACCTTCGACAAGGATCCGGAACACGCCATGTCCGATTCCTACGACATCGTGTGCAACGGTAACGAAATGGGCGGCGGTTCCGTCCGTATCCACCGCGATGACATTCAGGATCGTGTGCTCGATGTGCTCGGCATCACTCCTGAAGAGGCTGCCGACAAGTTCGGATTCCTGCTTGAAGCCTTCAAGTACGGCGCTCCGCCGCATGCTGGCATCGCTCTCGGTTGGGATCGTACCGCAGCCATCCTGGCTGGCGCCGACTCCATCCGCGACGTCATCGCCTTCCCGAAGGCTGGCGGCGGTCGTGATCCGCTGACCGGCGCTCCGGCTCCGATTTCCGACGAACAGCGTGCGGAAACCGGCGTTGATTATGATCCGGAAGAAGACGAAGACTGA
- a CDS encoding ABC transporter substrate-binding protein/permease — MNLKQSLEKHDFHGVWMRLLALAMTLIVTVSALVASPVSANAAEVGDPSAVKGKTYAVGTDTTFAPFEYRENGKMTGIDMELIRAIAQEEGFKVTIQSLGFNAALQALSSNQVDVVIAGMSITDERKATYDFSNPYFQSGIQMAIAENNDSITSYKDLDGKTVVAKTGSEGESYAKQHASEYGYTVTSVDQSSTMYEMVKSGNADAVFDDYPVLAYGVSQNNGLKIVTPKVPHGEYGMAVNKGKNADLLAAIDDGLNKLIASGEYETIVAQYLGEAGAKEQVEAISGKVTDNGADDAAQKKVGFWGLVKQSMPALLTGLKNTLLITLLSFAIALVLGVAFGLMKVSENKILEGIAKVYIAVFRGTPILVWAFFFYFGVPQLIGHSVNIWVAGALTLSLNSGAYLAEIVRGAVQSVDSGQMEGARSLGLNHHQAMARVIMPQAAAIAMPSIINQLVIMIKDSSLLLAIGFGELLYQAQQLYAANFRVTETLLIVGVMYFVAITILTWLANIVDRKVNR; from the coding sequence ATGAATTTGAAACAATCGTTGGAAAAACATGATTTTCATGGTGTCTGGATGCGGCTTCTCGCGTTGGCGATGACACTGATTGTGACAGTGAGCGCACTCGTTGCATCCCCAGTCAGCGCTAACGCTGCCGAAGTCGGAGACCCCTCCGCAGTCAAGGGCAAAACCTACGCGGTTGGTACTGATACCACGTTCGCACCGTTCGAATATCGGGAGAACGGCAAGATGACCGGTATCGATATGGAACTGATCCGTGCCATCGCCCAAGAAGAAGGATTCAAAGTCACCATCCAATCATTGGGTTTCAATGCGGCATTGCAGGCTTTGAGCTCCAATCAGGTGGATGTGGTGATCGCAGGCATGTCAATCACCGACGAACGCAAGGCGACCTACGATTTTTCCAATCCTTACTTCCAGTCCGGCATTCAAATGGCCATCGCTGAAAACAACGATAGTATTACCAGTTACAAGGATCTTGACGGTAAAACCGTTGTTGCGAAAACCGGTTCGGAAGGTGAATCCTACGCTAAGCAACATGCGAGCGAGTATGGCTACACTGTGACTTCTGTGGACCAGTCGTCAACCATGTACGAGATGGTCAAATCCGGCAATGCGGACGCGGTATTCGACGACTATCCGGTGCTTGCCTACGGTGTTTCCCAAAATAACGGTTTGAAGATCGTGACACCGAAGGTGCCGCACGGCGAATATGGCATGGCCGTGAATAAAGGCAAGAACGCTGATCTGCTGGCCGCCATCGACGATGGTTTGAACAAGCTCATCGCTTCGGGCGAATATGAGACGATCGTTGCGCAGTATTTGGGCGAAGCCGGCGCGAAGGAACAGGTCGAGGCGATTTCCGGCAAGGTCACCGACAATGGTGCCGACGATGCGGCTCAGAAGAAAGTCGGTTTTTGGGGGCTTGTCAAACAGTCGATGCCGGCTTTGCTGACCGGTCTGAAGAACACGTTGTTGATTACCTTGCTGTCATTTGCGATCGCGCTGGTTCTGGGTGTCGCTTTTGGTTTGATGAAGGTGTCTGAAAACAAGATTCTGGAAGGCATAGCCAAGGTCTATATTGCAGTGTTTCGTGGTACGCCGATTCTGGTATGGGCGTTCTTCTTCTATTTTGGTGTGCCGCAGCTGATCGGGCACAGTGTGAACATTTGGGTTGCGGGCGCGTTGACGCTGTCGCTCAATTCCGGCGCATATCTGGCGGAAATCGTGCGTGGCGCCGTGCAGTCCGTTGACTCTGGTCAGATGGAGGGCGCACGCTCGCTTGGCCTCAATCATCATCAGGCTATGGCGCGCGTGATCATGCCTCAGGCCGCTGCGATCGCCATGCCATCGATCATCAACCAGCTGGTCATTATGATCAAGGATTCCTCGCTGCTGCTGGCCATCGGCTTCGGTGAATTGCTGTACCAGGCGCAGCAATTGTATGCGGCGAACTTCCGCGTCACCGAAACGTTGCTGATCGTCGGTGTGATGTACTTCGTGGCCATCACCATCCTCACATGGCTGGCCAATATCGTTGACAGGAAGGTGAATCGATGA
- a CDS encoding amino acid ABC transporter ATP-binding protein, which yields MPGTEDSDRPLVELTHVEKHYGDLHVLKDINLTVKKGEVLVIVGPSGSGKSTMCRTINRLETIDSGDIRIDGKPLPQEGKELASLRAEVGMVFQSFNLFANKTILENVTLAPIKVRHMDKKAAEDLAMDLLSRVGVASQASKMPSQLSGGQQQRVAIARALAMQPKVMLFDEPTSALDPEMVNEVLDVMVELAHEGMTMLCVTHEMGFARKVADKVVFMADGQILEQSTPEDFFENPKTDRAKDFLSKILTH from the coding sequence ATGCCGGGCACGGAAGACAGCGACCGACCGCTGGTCGAATTGACCCACGTTGAAAAGCACTATGGTGACTTGCATGTGCTCAAGGATATCAACCTCACCGTCAAGAAGGGCGAAGTGCTGGTCATAGTCGGTCCATCCGGTTCCGGCAAGTCCACGATGTGCCGCACCATCAACCGTTTGGAAACCATTGATTCCGGTGATATTCGCATTGATGGAAAACCGTTGCCTCAGGAAGGCAAGGAGCTCGCCAGCCTGCGTGCTGAGGTTGGCATGGTATTCCAGTCGTTCAACCTGTTCGCCAACAAGACAATTCTTGAGAATGTGACGCTCGCACCGATCAAGGTGCGCCACATGGATAAGAAGGCGGCCGAGGATCTCGCCATGGATCTGCTCTCCCGAGTGGGCGTGGCTTCGCAGGCTTCCAAGATGCCATCGCAGCTTTCCGGCGGTCAGCAGCAGCGTGTCGCCATCGCACGAGCGCTTGCCATGCAGCCGAAGGTCATGTTGTTCGATGAGCCGACGTCCGCACTTGATCCGGAAATGGTCAATGAAGTGCTTGACGTCATGGTGGAGCTGGCTCACGAAGGCATGACCATGCTGTGCGTGACCCACGAGATGGGCTTCGCGCGCAAGGTGGCTGACAAGGTCGTGTTCATGGCTGACGGCCAGATTCTTGAGCAGAGCACGCCGGAGGACTTCTTTGAAAATCCGAAGACCGATCGTGCCAAGGACTTCCTGTCGAAGATTCTCACCCACTGA
- a CDS encoding amino acid ABC transporter permease, with the protein MEAFISLFSQYNVPAAFLVNIELTLWSALFSTILGVILVMMRISPVASLRIVSGAYVELFKNLPLTIIMVFMVLGAYAQLKLSFSDTFATNFFWLAVTGLSLYTAAFVCESLRSGINTVPLGQAEACRALGLNFMQSATQIILPQAFRGSVAPLGNTLIALLKNSTVAAAASVATETSSLMSEMIEYRSDVIIPIFLIFAFGYVILIIPIGMLTTYLSNKLAVRR; encoded by the coding sequence ATGGAAGCGTTCATCTCATTGTTCAGCCAGTACAATGTGCCGGCTGCGTTTTTGGTGAACATCGAACTGACCTTGTGGTCGGCGTTGTTCTCCACGATTCTTGGCGTCATCCTCGTGATGATGCGCATCTCTCCAGTCGCATCGTTGCGCATAGTGTCGGGCGCTTATGTCGAATTGTTTAAGAACCTGCCGTTGACCATTATCATGGTGTTCATGGTGCTGGGCGCCTATGCACAGCTGAAGCTCAGCTTCTCCGACACGTTCGCCACGAACTTCTTCTGGCTGGCCGTCACCGGCTTGAGCCTGTATACGGCGGCGTTCGTATGCGAATCATTGCGATCCGGCATCAACACGGTGCCTCTCGGCCAGGCTGAAGCCTGCCGCGCATTGGGATTGAACTTCATGCAGTCCGCCACCCAGATCATTCTGCCTCAGGCATTCCGCGGCTCCGTGGCGCCGTTGGGCAATACGCTCATCGCATTGCTGAAGAACTCCACGGTTGCGGCCGCGGCATCCGTCGCCACCGAAACCTCGTCGTTGATGAGCGAAATGATCGAATACCGTTCCGACGTGATTATTCCAATCTTCCTTATCTTCGCGTTCGGTTATGTGATTCTGATCATTCCGATCGGCATGCTGACCACGTATCTGTCCAACAAGCTCGCGGTGAGGAGGTGA